The following proteins are encoded in a genomic region of Sparus aurata chromosome 11, fSpaAur1.1, whole genome shotgun sequence:
- the nek1 gene encoding serine/threonine-protein kinase Nek1 isoform X1, translating to MDKYEKVKKIGEGSFGKAVLVKSKEDGHQYVIKEIGISGMSSKERQESRKEVAVLANMSHPNIVQYKESFEEGGCLYIVMDYCEGGDLFKKINSQKGVLFSEEQILDWFVQICLALKHVHDRKILHRDIKSQNIFLTKDGTVQLGDFGIARVLNSTVELARTCIGTPYYLSPEICENKPYNNKSDIWALGCVLYEMCTLKHAFEAGNMKNLVLKIIRGSYPPVSVHYSQELRSLLAQLFKRNPRERPSVSSVLDKPFLTCRIEKFLTPQIIAQEFHHTFLHKLPKLGVLQGPPAKRSAPGSIPLAPTQKITKPASKYGVPLTVRKVSDAAKKPAERKPAVKHKPAPLPAAPKRRVSQVEEERKKQEDGARKKRMELIEKERKQREQMFLLKADQMKRYEKEKINRINQAREQGWKHVLNSSGGSSPERKCYVGGGKRVVPSSVQGLPPSKTPYEQYHAALDQMAKPQPKVIKREGPSAGPGSPVRVPAAAGPVLPNGPARILNPDVIKRELQRLQHVSRQAHISRQCGQMAHGRAYQVEEFLQRKREAMLNKVRAEGQLGTRQNLAAIYGTRGGSLRCRRPRANKEEEEYLSRLRQIRLQNFNERQQIKARLRGEKYDSDGSDSQESSEEAELRRKKIEALKAQANARAAVLKEQLEKKRKEAYEREKRAWEDHLAARGVKVGMAAGNVAPAAAVAAAVAVAVSSTSNSPLPPQPSPSLPDPAPKAPALPVSKPLSILAISMTAALKNVGAITPLKESLPDPENATVIQSEKKQILRRLNQNLKAQSSAEEVEPPTLPPAEPTPAPQQIQCDTEKRPPSNGDRKKWDAADVPVLPVAQQTLTETCATTAASSMSPEDRPSSGGDRKKWEAGVPLVISVAQQTLEQTLIPTIEQTAGEVIQMGVLHEEAPRKVWGPSPDSQVLKVLQQAELQPLTQQLGNATICEEDVSSPDIPNQTAAAEIAKTPTEVLPSKPTASAAVPSAEVQKESSHTTGASHQQTSAAGAEDRVTLPPDLTETHDPADVESMVLEETPKQASRPQTGVQQAWEQEAQQPTPPEGITRPAGTKEAEKSAEKPTESSGLAQCEEPLFMKLCSPAHRRTAALAILSAQSSFDESSSSLASRSRSVSPLRSKHHDALLIGLSTGMFDSNNPKMLRTCSLPDLSRLFSAQQDSAVANANVAPENNLEIEDLDEAAKDDDQSETEDAYEDEDLRDIRASMERLLQEEVGAGDFNGNPPEGEDQELFNRLAAEIDQDNNQMAVDDDDDDDDDDDDEEEEEEEEEGEEDEEDEECSNGSPGEEDHSNNSQINEEWQSDGSGEDQGVEAAYHDSIFSRLEELRFNLEQQMGFEKFIEAYNKIKAIHEDEDEMIDLGSSLVLSILGTEYQHLYANILHLVMADGAYQEDNDE from the exons ATGGACAAGTACGAAAAGGTGAAGAAAATTGGGGAAGGTTCATTTGGAAAGGCCGTCCTTGTCAAATCCAAAGAGGATGGACACCAATATGTCATCAAGGAGATTGGCATATCTGGA ATGTCAAGTAAAGAGAGGCAGGAATCACGAAAAGAGGTTGCCGTTCTTGCCAACATGAGTCATCCCAATATCGTCCAGTATAAGGAGTCTTTTGAAG AGGGGGGCTGCCTGTACATTGTGATGGACTACTGTGAGGGAGGAGACCTCTTCAAGAAGATCAACTCTCAAAAAGGAGTGCTGTTCTCAGAAGAGCAG ATCTTGGATTGGTTCGTGCAGATTTGCCTGGCACTGAAGCACGTGCATGATCGAAAAATCCTCCACAGGGACATCAAATCACAG AACATATTTCTGACGAAAGATGGGACTGTGCAGCTCGGAGACTTTGGGATTGCGAGGGTGCTAAACAG CACTGTAGAACTCGCAAGAACGTGCATAGGAACACCTTATTACCTGTCACCAGAGATCTGCGAGAACAAACCGTACAACAACAAAAG TGATATTTGGGCGCTAGGGTGTGTCCTGTATGAAATGTGCACTCTTAAGCATGCA TTTGAGGCTGGCAACATGAAGAACCTCGTCCTGAAGATCATCCGTGGCTCGTACCCTCCCGTGTCTGTCCACTACTCCCAAGAACTGCGCTCTCTCTTGGCGCAGCTGTTTAAGCGCAACCCACGAGAGAGGCCCTCAGTCAGCAGCGTACTGGACAAACCTTTCCTGACTTGTAGGATAGAGAAGTTCCTCACACCACAG ATTATTGCTCAGGAATTCCACCACACTTTTCTTCACAAGCTGCCTAAACTGGGTGTGTTACAGGGGCCACCAG CCAAGAGATCTGCCCCTGGCTCCATACCACTCGCCCCAACCCAGAAGATTACCAAACCAGCCAGCAAATATGGAGTGCCTTTAACTGTGAGGAAGGTGTCGGATGCAGCCAAAAAGCCTGCTGAGAGGAAACCAGCTGTGAAGCATAAACCA GCCCCTCTCCCAGCAGCCCCCAAGAGAAGAGTGAGTCaagtggaggaagagaggaaaaaacaagag GATGGCGCCCGAAAGAAAAGGATGGAGCTGattgagaaagagaggaaacagagagagcag ATGTTCCTGTTGAAAGCGGACCAAATGAAGAGATATGAAAAGGAAAAG ATCAATCGTATAAACCAAGCCAGGGAACAAGGCTGGAAGCATGTCTTGAATTCTAGTGGAGGTAGCAGCCCAGAGAGGAAG TGTTACGTAGGTGGTGGAAAGAGGGTTGTCCCAAGTTCTGTTCAGGGCCTTCCTCCAAGTAAAACCCCATATGAGCAGTACCACGCTGCTCTGGACCAAATGGCTAAACCACAGCCTAAAGTCATCAAGAGGGAGGGACCCTCAGCAGGACCAGGCAGTCCAGTTCG cgtaccagctgctgctggcccAGTGCTGCCCAATGGTCCGGCCCGAATCTTAAACCCTGATGTAATCAAGAGGGAACTACAGAGACTGCAGCATGTTTCTAGACAAGCTCATATTAGTAG gcAATGTGGACAGATGGCTCATGGACGGGCCTATCAGGTTGAGGAGTTTTTACAGCGGAAGAGAGAAGCCATGCTCAACAAAGTTCGTGCTGAGGGACAGCTG GGCACTCGTCAAAACCTGGCTGCAATCTATGGAACCCGGGGCGGTTCTCTTCGGTGCAGGAGGCCCAGAGCcaacaaggaggaggag GAGTACTTGTCAAGACTGAGGCAGATCCGCTTGCAGAACTTCAATGAGCGGCAGCAGATCAAAGCGCGACTCAGAGGAGAGAAG TACGACAGCGACGGCTCCGACAGCCAGGAGTCCAGCGAGGAGGCAGAGCTGAGGAGAAAGAAGATAGAGGCTTTAAAG GCCCAAGCAAACGCCCGTGCTGCTGTGCTGAAAGAGCAActagagaagaagagaaaagaagcatatgagagagaaaagagagcttGGGAAGACCAT CTTGCAGCTCGGGGGGTAAAGGTTGGCATGGCAGCAGGAAACgtagcaccagcagcagcagtggcagcagcagtagcagtagcagtatCATCTACCTCCAACAGTCCTCTTCCACCCCAGCCCAGTCCCTCTCTGCCAGACCCGGCTCCCAAAGCTCCAGCCCTGCCCGTATCCAAACCCCTGTCCATCCTGGCCATATCCATGACTGCTGCCCTGAAGAATGTCGGAGCA ATTACCCCGCTAAAAGAAAGCTTACCCGACCCAGAGAATGCTACAGTCATCCAG AGTGAGAAAAAGCAGATTTTGCGCCGACTTAACCAGAACCTGAAGGCCCAGAGCTCGGCGGAGGAAGTGGAGCCGCCGACTCTGCCCCCTGCCGAACCAACTCCTGCTCCCCAGCAGATCCAGTGTGACACAGAGAAACGCCCCCCTTCAAACGGAGACCGGAAGAAGTGGGATGCAGCAGATGTGCCGGTGCTTCCTGTGGCTCAGCAAACCTTAACGGAAACCTGCGCCACAACAGCAG CCTCCTCCATGTCTCCAGAAGACAGACCATCTTCAGGTGGAGACAGGAAGAAGTGGGAGGCAGGAGTTCCACTCGTCATCTCTGTTGCTCAACAAACTCTAGAGCAGACCCTCATCCCGACCATAG AACAAACAGCGGGTGAAGTTATTCAGATGGGTGTGCTACATGAAGAGGCACCCAGAAAGGTGTGGGGACCCAGTCCAGACTCTCAGGTGCTGAAAGTGCTTCAGCAGGCAGAGCTTCAGCCTCTCACCCAGCAGCTGGGCAATGCCACCATTTGCGAAGAAGACGTTTCCAGCCCTG ATATACCTAACCAGACGGCAGCTGCTGAGATTGCGAAGACACCTACAGAAGTGTTGCCCTCTAAGCCAACGGCATCTGCTGCGGTGCCGAGCGCGGAGGTTCAGAAGGAGAGTTCACACACCACAGGGGCTTCACATCAGCAAACATCGGCAGCTGGTGCAGAAGACCGAGTGACACTGCCACCTGACCTCACTGAGACTCACG ATCCAGCAGACGTGGAGTCGATGGTTTTGGAAGAGACGCCTAAACAGGCCTCGCGTCCGCAGACTGGTGTGCAGCAGGCGTGGGAGCAGGAAGCCCAACAGCCAAC GCCACCAGAGGGCATCACAAGACCAGCAGGCACCAAAGAGGCTGAGAAGAGTGCAGAGAAACCGACTGAATCTTCCG GCTTAGCACAGTGTGAGGAGCCCCTGTTTATGAAGTTGTGTTCCCCGGCCCACCGACGCACTGCTGCCCTTGCAATCCTCTCAGCCCAGTCCTCCTTCGATGAatcatcttcctctctggcCTCTCGCTCACGCTCTGTCTCACCCCTGCGCTCCAAACACCACGACGCCCTCCTCATTGGTCTCTCCACGGGGATGTTTGACTCCAATAACCCCAAG ATGCTGCGGACATGTTCTCTACCGGATCTCAGTCGTCTCTTCAGCGCTCAGCAGGACTCTGCAGTGGCAAATGCTAATGTTGCCCCAGAGAACAACCTGGAAATCGAGGACTTGGACGAGGCAGCCAAAGATGACGACCAGTCTGAGACTGAAGA TGCATATGAGGATGAAGACCTGCGGGACATCCGGGCCTCCATGGAGAGGCTGCTGCAAGAGGAGGTCGGTGCAGGAGACTTCAACGGAAACCCTCCAGAGGGCGAAGACCAAGAGCTCTTCAACAGGTTAGCAGCTGAGATCGATCAGGACAACAATCAGATGGCTGTggatgacgacgatgatgatgacgacgacgatgatgatgaagaggaggaggaggaggaggaagaaggcgaggaggatgaggaggatgaggaatgCTCCAATGGGAGTCCTGGTGAAGAGGACCACAGCAATAACAGCCAGATAAATGAAGAGTGGCAGTCAG ACGGCAGTGGAGAGGACCAGGGCGTAGAGGCCGCCTATCATGACAGCATCTTCAGTCGACTGGAAGAGCTGCGCTTCAACCTGGAGCAGCAGATGGGCTTTGAGAAGTTCATCGAGGCATACAATAAGATTAAG GCTATacatgaagatgaagatgagatGATTGACCTTGGCTCCAGTTTAGTGTTGAGCATTTTGGGAACCGAGTACCAGCATCTGTATGCCAACATCCTTCATCTGGTAATGGCAGATGGTGCATACCAAGAAG atAATGACGAATAA
- the nek1 gene encoding serine/threonine-protein kinase Nek1 isoform X2 codes for MDKYEKVKKIGEGSFGKAVLVKSKEDGHQYVIKEIGISGMSSKERQESRKEVAVLANMSHPNIVQYKESFEEGGCLYIVMDYCEGGDLFKKINSQKGVLFSEEQILDWFVQICLALKHVHDRKILHRDIKSQNIFLTKDGTVQLGDFGIARVLNSTVELARTCIGTPYYLSPEICENKPYNNKSDIWALGCVLYEMCTLKHAFEAGNMKNLVLKIIRGSYPPVSVHYSQELRSLLAQLFKRNPRERPSVSSVLDKPFLTCRIEKFLTPQIIAQEFHHTFLHKLPKLGVLQGPPAKRSAPGSIPLAPTQKITKPASKYGVPLTVRKVSDAAKKPAERKPAVKHKPDGARKKRMELIEKERKQREQMFLLKADQMKRYEKEKINRINQAREQGWKHVLNSSGGSSPERKCYVGGGKRVVPSSVQGLPPSKTPYEQYHAALDQMAKPQPKVIKREGPSAGPGSPVRVPAAAGPVLPNGPARILNPDVIKRELQRLQHVSRQAHISRQCGQMAHGRAYQVEEFLQRKREAMLNKVRAEGQLGTRQNLAAIYGTRGGSLRCRRPRANKEEEEYLSRLRQIRLQNFNERQQIKARLRGEKYDSDGSDSQESSEEAELRRKKIEALKAQANARAAVLKEQLEKKRKEAYEREKRAWEDHLAARGVKVGMAAGNVAPAAAVAAAVAVAVSSTSNSPLPPQPSPSLPDPAPKAPALPVSKPLSILAISMTAALKNVGAITPLKESLPDPENATVIQSEKKQILRRLNQNLKAQSSAEEVEPPTLPPAEPTPAPQQIQCDTEKRPPSNGDRKKWDAADVPVLPVAQQTLTETCATTAASSMSPEDRPSSGGDRKKWEAGVPLVISVAQQTLEQTLIPTIEQTAGEVIQMGVLHEEAPRKVWGPSPDSQVLKVLQQAELQPLTQQLGNATICEEDVSSPDIPNQTAAAEIAKTPTEVLPSKPTASAAVPSAEVQKESSHTTGASHQQTSAAGAEDRVTLPPDLTETHDPADVESMVLEETPKQASRPQTGVQQAWEQEAQQPTPPEGITRPAGTKEAEKSAEKPTESSGLAQCEEPLFMKLCSPAHRRTAALAILSAQSSFDESSSSLASRSRSVSPLRSKHHDALLIGLSTGMFDSNNPKMLRTCSLPDLSRLFSAQQDSAVANANVAPENNLEIEDLDEAAKDDDQSETEDAYEDEDLRDIRASMERLLQEEVGAGDFNGNPPEGEDQELFNRLAAEIDQDNNQMAVDDDDDDDDDDDDEEEEEEEEEGEEDEEDEECSNGSPGEEDHSNNSQINEEWQSDGSGEDQGVEAAYHDSIFSRLEELRFNLEQQMGFEKFIEAYNKIKAIHEDEDEMIDLGSSLVLSILGTEYQHLYANILHLVMADGAYQEDNDE; via the exons ATGGACAAGTACGAAAAGGTGAAGAAAATTGGGGAAGGTTCATTTGGAAAGGCCGTCCTTGTCAAATCCAAAGAGGATGGACACCAATATGTCATCAAGGAGATTGGCATATCTGGA ATGTCAAGTAAAGAGAGGCAGGAATCACGAAAAGAGGTTGCCGTTCTTGCCAACATGAGTCATCCCAATATCGTCCAGTATAAGGAGTCTTTTGAAG AGGGGGGCTGCCTGTACATTGTGATGGACTACTGTGAGGGAGGAGACCTCTTCAAGAAGATCAACTCTCAAAAAGGAGTGCTGTTCTCAGAAGAGCAG ATCTTGGATTGGTTCGTGCAGATTTGCCTGGCACTGAAGCACGTGCATGATCGAAAAATCCTCCACAGGGACATCAAATCACAG AACATATTTCTGACGAAAGATGGGACTGTGCAGCTCGGAGACTTTGGGATTGCGAGGGTGCTAAACAG CACTGTAGAACTCGCAAGAACGTGCATAGGAACACCTTATTACCTGTCACCAGAGATCTGCGAGAACAAACCGTACAACAACAAAAG TGATATTTGGGCGCTAGGGTGTGTCCTGTATGAAATGTGCACTCTTAAGCATGCA TTTGAGGCTGGCAACATGAAGAACCTCGTCCTGAAGATCATCCGTGGCTCGTACCCTCCCGTGTCTGTCCACTACTCCCAAGAACTGCGCTCTCTCTTGGCGCAGCTGTTTAAGCGCAACCCACGAGAGAGGCCCTCAGTCAGCAGCGTACTGGACAAACCTTTCCTGACTTGTAGGATAGAGAAGTTCCTCACACCACAG ATTATTGCTCAGGAATTCCACCACACTTTTCTTCACAAGCTGCCTAAACTGGGTGTGTTACAGGGGCCACCAG CCAAGAGATCTGCCCCTGGCTCCATACCACTCGCCCCAACCCAGAAGATTACCAAACCAGCCAGCAAATATGGAGTGCCTTTAACTGTGAGGAAGGTGTCGGATGCAGCCAAAAAGCCTGCTGAGAGGAAACCAGCTGTGAAGCATAAACCA GATGGCGCCCGAAAGAAAAGGATGGAGCTGattgagaaagagaggaaacagagagagcag ATGTTCCTGTTGAAAGCGGACCAAATGAAGAGATATGAAAAGGAAAAG ATCAATCGTATAAACCAAGCCAGGGAACAAGGCTGGAAGCATGTCTTGAATTCTAGTGGAGGTAGCAGCCCAGAGAGGAAG TGTTACGTAGGTGGTGGAAAGAGGGTTGTCCCAAGTTCTGTTCAGGGCCTTCCTCCAAGTAAAACCCCATATGAGCAGTACCACGCTGCTCTGGACCAAATGGCTAAACCACAGCCTAAAGTCATCAAGAGGGAGGGACCCTCAGCAGGACCAGGCAGTCCAGTTCG cgtaccagctgctgctggcccAGTGCTGCCCAATGGTCCGGCCCGAATCTTAAACCCTGATGTAATCAAGAGGGAACTACAGAGACTGCAGCATGTTTCTAGACAAGCTCATATTAGTAG gcAATGTGGACAGATGGCTCATGGACGGGCCTATCAGGTTGAGGAGTTTTTACAGCGGAAGAGAGAAGCCATGCTCAACAAAGTTCGTGCTGAGGGACAGCTG GGCACTCGTCAAAACCTGGCTGCAATCTATGGAACCCGGGGCGGTTCTCTTCGGTGCAGGAGGCCCAGAGCcaacaaggaggaggag GAGTACTTGTCAAGACTGAGGCAGATCCGCTTGCAGAACTTCAATGAGCGGCAGCAGATCAAAGCGCGACTCAGAGGAGAGAAG TACGACAGCGACGGCTCCGACAGCCAGGAGTCCAGCGAGGAGGCAGAGCTGAGGAGAAAGAAGATAGAGGCTTTAAAG GCCCAAGCAAACGCCCGTGCTGCTGTGCTGAAAGAGCAActagagaagaagagaaaagaagcatatgagagagaaaagagagcttGGGAAGACCAT CTTGCAGCTCGGGGGGTAAAGGTTGGCATGGCAGCAGGAAACgtagcaccagcagcagcagtggcagcagcagtagcagtagcagtatCATCTACCTCCAACAGTCCTCTTCCACCCCAGCCCAGTCCCTCTCTGCCAGACCCGGCTCCCAAAGCTCCAGCCCTGCCCGTATCCAAACCCCTGTCCATCCTGGCCATATCCATGACTGCTGCCCTGAAGAATGTCGGAGCA ATTACCCCGCTAAAAGAAAGCTTACCCGACCCAGAGAATGCTACAGTCATCCAG AGTGAGAAAAAGCAGATTTTGCGCCGACTTAACCAGAACCTGAAGGCCCAGAGCTCGGCGGAGGAAGTGGAGCCGCCGACTCTGCCCCCTGCCGAACCAACTCCTGCTCCCCAGCAGATCCAGTGTGACACAGAGAAACGCCCCCCTTCAAACGGAGACCGGAAGAAGTGGGATGCAGCAGATGTGCCGGTGCTTCCTGTGGCTCAGCAAACCTTAACGGAAACCTGCGCCACAACAGCAG CCTCCTCCATGTCTCCAGAAGACAGACCATCTTCAGGTGGAGACAGGAAGAAGTGGGAGGCAGGAGTTCCACTCGTCATCTCTGTTGCTCAACAAACTCTAGAGCAGACCCTCATCCCGACCATAG AACAAACAGCGGGTGAAGTTATTCAGATGGGTGTGCTACATGAAGAGGCACCCAGAAAGGTGTGGGGACCCAGTCCAGACTCTCAGGTGCTGAAAGTGCTTCAGCAGGCAGAGCTTCAGCCTCTCACCCAGCAGCTGGGCAATGCCACCATTTGCGAAGAAGACGTTTCCAGCCCTG ATATACCTAACCAGACGGCAGCTGCTGAGATTGCGAAGACACCTACAGAAGTGTTGCCCTCTAAGCCAACGGCATCTGCTGCGGTGCCGAGCGCGGAGGTTCAGAAGGAGAGTTCACACACCACAGGGGCTTCACATCAGCAAACATCGGCAGCTGGTGCAGAAGACCGAGTGACACTGCCACCTGACCTCACTGAGACTCACG ATCCAGCAGACGTGGAGTCGATGGTTTTGGAAGAGACGCCTAAACAGGCCTCGCGTCCGCAGACTGGTGTGCAGCAGGCGTGGGAGCAGGAAGCCCAACAGCCAAC GCCACCAGAGGGCATCACAAGACCAGCAGGCACCAAAGAGGCTGAGAAGAGTGCAGAGAAACCGACTGAATCTTCCG GCTTAGCACAGTGTGAGGAGCCCCTGTTTATGAAGTTGTGTTCCCCGGCCCACCGACGCACTGCTGCCCTTGCAATCCTCTCAGCCCAGTCCTCCTTCGATGAatcatcttcctctctggcCTCTCGCTCACGCTCTGTCTCACCCCTGCGCTCCAAACACCACGACGCCCTCCTCATTGGTCTCTCCACGGGGATGTTTGACTCCAATAACCCCAAG ATGCTGCGGACATGTTCTCTACCGGATCTCAGTCGTCTCTTCAGCGCTCAGCAGGACTCTGCAGTGGCAAATGCTAATGTTGCCCCAGAGAACAACCTGGAAATCGAGGACTTGGACGAGGCAGCCAAAGATGACGACCAGTCTGAGACTGAAGA TGCATATGAGGATGAAGACCTGCGGGACATCCGGGCCTCCATGGAGAGGCTGCTGCAAGAGGAGGTCGGTGCAGGAGACTTCAACGGAAACCCTCCAGAGGGCGAAGACCAAGAGCTCTTCAACAGGTTAGCAGCTGAGATCGATCAGGACAACAATCAGATGGCTGTggatgacgacgatgatgatgacgacgacgatgatgatgaagaggaggaggaggaggaggaagaaggcgaggaggatgaggaggatgaggaatgCTCCAATGGGAGTCCTGGTGAAGAGGACCACAGCAATAACAGCCAGATAAATGAAGAGTGGCAGTCAG ACGGCAGTGGAGAGGACCAGGGCGTAGAGGCCGCCTATCATGACAGCATCTTCAGTCGACTGGAAGAGCTGCGCTTCAACCTGGAGCAGCAGATGGGCTTTGAGAAGTTCATCGAGGCATACAATAAGATTAAG GCTATacatgaagatgaagatgagatGATTGACCTTGGCTCCAGTTTAGTGTTGAGCATTTTGGGAACCGAGTACCAGCATCTGTATGCCAACATCCTTCATCTGGTAATGGCAGATGGTGCATACCAAGAAG atAATGACGAATAA